From Nitrospirota bacterium, a single genomic window includes:
- a CDS encoding RidA family protein — protein sequence MGRQNISTGGPWEGKIGYSRAVRVGAHISVSGSTAMTGSGLVGKGDPYAQTIQTFKTIEAALQQAGASLADVVRTRIYMANIDQWQEVGRAHGEVFGAIRPATTMVEVKRLIDPDMLVEIEADAIMSQG from the coding sequence ATGGGGCGGCAGAATATTTCGACTGGTGGTCCTTGGGAAGGCAAGATCGGCTATTCACGGGCGGTGCGAGTCGGAGCCCATATTTCCGTATCCGGTTCGACGGCGATGACGGGATCCGGTCTCGTCGGCAAGGGCGATCCCTATGCCCAGACGATTCAGACCTTTAAGACGATCGAAGCAGCCTTGCAGCAAGCCGGCGCCTCGCTCGCCGATGTGGTGCGGACCAGAATTTATATGGCGAATATCGATCAATGGCAGGAAGTCGGCCGGGCCCATGGCGAAGTCTTCGGTGCGATCAGGCCTGCGACGACGATGGTCGAGGTGAAGCGTTTGATCGATCCGGACATGTTGGTCGAGATCGAAGCAGACGCGATTATGAGTCAGGGATAG
- a CDS encoding MBL fold metallo-hydrolase, whose translation MADQKKRLDSNVAGNFYVDATCINCDTCRQLAPAAFEEVGDFSAVTSQPIGEGPLHQAYQALLACPVGSIGTERSEPGRMQEAMASFPLYLEDGVYYCGFNSEKSFGANSFFLEHPDGNWLIDSPRYLKHLVEAFERKGGLSYIFLTHKDDVAEVEKYAAHFGAKRIIHRADLEAAPGAEWIIEDVDSSQVLPQFQIIPVPGHTAGSMALLYKNRFLFTGDHLWWDSKQQMLRAPSQLVWRKRVLLDSLLKLLNYRFEWVLAGHGDRVCLSAEAMQSQLQTLIERRQPARMSS comes from the coding sequence ATGGCCGATCAGAAGAAACGACTCGATTCCAATGTCGCAGGCAACTTTTATGTCGATGCGACTTGCATCAATTGCGACACCTGCCGGCAGTTGGCGCCGGCGGCCTTCGAGGAAGTCGGCGATTTCTCCGCGGTCACCAGCCAGCCGATTGGCGAGGGCCCTCTTCATCAAGCCTATCAAGCACTCCTGGCCTGTCCGGTCGGTTCGATCGGGACAGAGCGGAGCGAGCCGGGACGGATGCAGGAGGCCATGGCCAGCTTCCCGCTCTATCTGGAAGACGGGGTCTATTACTGTGGATTTAATTCCGAGAAGTCATTTGGTGCGAATAGTTTCTTTCTCGAACATCCGGACGGAAACTGGCTCATCGATTCACCTCGCTACCTCAAACATCTGGTCGAGGCCTTCGAGCGGAAGGGCGGCCTGTCCTACATCTTTCTGACCCATAAAGATGACGTGGCCGAAGTGGAGAAGTATGCGGCGCACTTCGGCGCGAAGCGGATCATTCATCGCGCGGATCTGGAGGCGGCCCCTGGCGCAGAATGGATTATCGAAGACGTGGATAGTAGCCAGGTCCTGCCACAATTTCAGATCATTCCTGTGCCGGGCCACACGGCCGGCAGTATGGCCCTGCTGTATAAGAATAGATTCTTGTTCACCGGAGATCATCTCTGGTGGGATTCGAAACAGCAGATGTTACGTGCTCCGAGCCAGCTGGTCTGGAGGAAACGCGTGTTGCTGGACTCCCTGCTTAAGCTTCTGAATTACCGGTTTGAATGGGTCTTGGCCGGACATGGGGATCGGGTGTGTTTATCGGCTGAGGCGATGCAATCGCAATTGCAGACGTTGATCGAGCGTCGCCAGCCAGCCAGAATGTCGTCCTAG